CCTtcaaagtttggtgaaattagCCAGAAAACAGTAACAGTGTGTAACCCTTGTAATGCATcaatactttactttttaaatattattacacCAATCAGATATGACAGCACTAAACCAGATCATCCGAGTAGACAAACAGGACGAGGAGGGCGCCCTCTATCACATCGAGGTCCAAGGCGGGATGAAACTTCACGACTTCGTGCGGATCATAGACGAGGATTACGGTATGAGTCTACCGTGCATGGGCAACTACGCCGGGCAGACCATTGCGGGCATCATCAGTACATCAACCCACGGCACGGGGCAGGACTATCCCACAATGGTGAGACGAAATTCATTTCTTAAATCAGGAAATGTATAGAGAGACTCTAGGCCGTCACCATGACGAATATTGGGCAGAGGATATCCCCCATTGTTCCCATGCTTCAACACTGAAGGACCCCCTCCCTCCCgtttcatgggggggggggggagcctgCCCGGAAATTTGGGTCTCTTATTTTTGTAAGATTGCTTCTGGGTAAATTGAGGTTGTTTCTTCCATTTCATTGGACGAGGCTGAACTGCAGTAACGAAATCGGTATAGGCCTAAGGATGACCAACAAAGGCAATAAACAACAAGTCGCCTTAAAATGTAGAAGCAATGGCATATTATATGCTTAGCCTAAAAAACGGTGGTAGGAGGTTCCATCTCTAAGTGCAAGTTGTTAGACAGTTGCACTAAAAAaacgaattttattttttgcttgaaCACATTAACCTTAGCATCATTTTTGCTCGTAAAACCCAGCCCGAATGAAATAATACCTTAAATTCCCCAAAATGTAGAGCAGGGTGAGAAACGAAATTCTCTCAAAGTGTTTAAATTTCTTGACAGGTAAACTTCCGATCGGTTAGTTTTGAGAATAATTTGTTGGCGTCTGTTGgcgacaacccccccccccatcccccacccccccccccccccccccataaaaaaaaacaatccttAAAACCGTAAATGGGTCACTACTTGGTTATATATTTCTTGGTGTACGTTTCCGGTGGGCTATTGTTACACGTTGCTGTCAGTGTGTTTAATTGTTGTTTGAGTGGCTTTCAACAACTTACCACAAACCACCAAACGATGAAATTTACACCACACAGGAGTGGCACATTTACGATTCCAATTAGGTATAACCGCAATTGGGTTTCCTCGGCCATTAAGTGTTTATAAGTAACAGTTGTGTTTGCATTCCGTAAAGATCGTAAATTAGATGACATGGTTATAACTTGAACGATTTACAGCCAATATTGCGGTTAAAATTTTCTTTACCTTTCAAAACTTTCACTTAAAGTACTTTGGTAATGACAAAGAAAcagatttgtgttttatttttatccgAACGTCTACTTGTATAAAGATCATACTGGTAGTACTTAAAGCGTCTGGCTATTGTTATTAATTCGTCTGAAATGCACACTTTGTAAATCAATAAGAAGGTGTAAGGCGAGattttgagtttgtttgtttaaactaAGAAGTGTAACAGAAAGGTAAAActatattatttattcatttttttctttaattaaccATATTTTTTACATGATACATAAATCAGCTCTGAGAGGCTCTTTTACAACATGGtcgtgtaaatatttttttttaataaaaaacatttgaaatctACACACCAGCAAAACAACAAAGGAAAACTTCCAAGTGGATTGTGGAAGGGGAACAATAGTCGAAACACGCACAtacataaagaaaacaaaaagtgacTCAGCTGAACGAATTTGATAAGGGAGAGGGGAACCAACAATACACTTTCTTTAAGACGTTTTTGAATCTTCCAAAACAGGAGTCATATTGTGCATGGTATTTGATACTCTACTTCCAGACCAAAAGCAAAAGCCCACACATAGAGTAGACAACACGTATGAAACCACCTGCCAGTGACGTGTGCCATGAATGCAAGCATAAAGTTATATTATTTCTCAAACAATATTGTCATGTTTAATAAAAACGAGTTATAATTCATTCTTTACTCTTGGGCTTTGCAAATTCAAGGGTTGTGGACGGCGCAGGTattgggttgaacaaataaaatagaACGATGCACATATTTTCCCCTTCTAATACTGTTAAAGGAAAAACACATGTTAACGCTGTGCGTTTATTTGTACGGAAATCCTTATCAGAAAAGATGCGTTTCACTGTATAGCTATTGCCACCATTTTGGTCTTATACGTTGTGTGATTCTCAAACATAGAGGGAACCATACTATTATCTCCTTTCAGACTCAGTTTGGGATGTATAGATTTGATTGGTCGAGGCAGTAGACGTGGCTGCCGCCATGTTTCAAATAAAACGTCTATATACAAACGGCTTGTTTAAAAACGAAAATGAACTTAGGATTATAGGATAATTTTCCAAACATTAAATAATGTTTCACGTTTTGAGATCTGAACTTCCGTGTCAATAGCTCAATTAATTTCTTGACCGCTGTAATACAGTTctctaaaataaaaaaggaacatGGTTCGCATTGAACTtttatacaattattataaaGTAAATATGTTGTTGATTTAGTTTTTATGTCACGCCATTGCTGTTGTTACTTACCTTTAAATGGGTattcctttggttttttgaaccgttcaattgttttaatcctatacaaattcatttcaaaaagtggttgcgtttttttttttggtaactTTGAAACTCCGAagcgaatatgtccacgcaggaagaaaaaTCTTTAATAGGAATacgcaatctgagaaacgttaccgcgataatgcttctcagatttaaaatgtTGAGTGATTActaaaggtgtaccttccctttaaacgcACCGGCGATAACCAAGGATGCCTATAACCTAACCTCGTTGTAGTGTAGCGGCATAAACTGCTTCTACTCACACATTCGAGCCGTCAGCCCCGGGCCAGCTCGCGAGGGACTAATTTCCATGATGGGGACAGGGTCAAACGTGACTGGTTTAACTTCTCATGATATTGGTATCCAACTATTGTACCAGTCTCGCTGAACAAAGTTGACAGAGTGCTAAACAAAATACCAGACAATTCTTTCAACAAAATGGCCAGTTCCAGCCATCTTAGAAGTTTTGTATTGAACTTAGAGAGTAGGATTCGAAACGTTGCATGGTAGACTATTATattaaggtttgcagtaacaccattaATGATAAACTCTAAattgagtttgggtggttctgtaCAGAATCGTTGGTTTCTTcgcgacgtttcgatcagtatgctctgatcatcttcttgaAGATTAGATACATTGTACTCTCATTTCTGGTTTTACATTTTTGGAAACGTATATTCgatgtcattttgttttcacatgatACCATTTTAGATTGCAATATCTTGATTTAAGAGGCGAACTTAAAAAAAGCCTCACTTAAAGATATGATTTTATAGTTTGttcttcctttttgtttttatagtcaAATTTCGTCGCAGAACTTCACATGATCATCTGCGGAGGAGTCCAGGTACGAGTCCGGATACCACGAGAAGGCGAAACCGACGAGGATTTCGATACCGTCCGGCAGAGAATCGAATCGGCAGAATACGGCGATCCGTTCCTTGACATTCACAGCACGGACGTGTTCCGTGCGGCGGCCGTGGGTTTCGGATCGCTCGGAGTGATTTACTCCGTTACCCTCACGTGTGTTCCGGTTTACAACATCCGGGAAACGAGACATTATATCGAGATGGACTGGCCGGAGTCGACACCGTGTTCTTCGAGACCGGTTACCCGAGCGCCGAGCAGGAACAATTCGAATCTAGACATATCGTCCACGAACTCGTCTCTGGAGGAATCGACTACCCGACTGGAGGAAGAGTCAGAGTCAATAAAGGCACAACAACCGTTCACGATACCCGAAACTGTGAAGAACATGTCTGCCGGGCAGGGGAAATATTTCTCGTTCTTCGTAAATCCGTTTCCGAGAAAGAGTCACGAGGACCCGGACAGGACCGTGTTGAAGAGCGTTTATCTGTCGGGGGAGAGGACCGAAGAGACGGGCAGCTGTCAGTGCGATTGCTGCCTCAACTTCCAATGTTGCGCGTGCACAGGATGTAGGGGTCAAAGTGCATGCCAGATAGTTCAGGTAATTGGACAAAATACGTCGTTGGTGGCGTTTTGTTGTTAGTTTTTAGTTTCtttggccctttttgaaactgCGGCTTGGATTCGGCTTTAGTCTCctttctctcgtctgaagccctgggcGTGTATACGCAAAGCTCGCACATTAAATGTCAAAATAACCGCgaggccaagctagcctgagccgaatcgtgatccgaagccgtggattcgaaaaggacTATTGTTGACCTTAAAATGTGTATGTTTATATTGTTATAATATTACTAGTTTATTATGAAATACCATACACCATTCGCCAGGCTCATGATATCACAAGAGTTAGGCCCATCGACTAAGAATTTGAAGACTGAATTTTGTGATATCACAAGAGTTAGGCCCATCGACTAAGAATTTGGAGACTGAATTTCGTTTTTGTGCTTGTTTTTGTTGACCTACTTCAGACAGATTGTTCGGCTTCGTGTCTCCAGCTTGGTGCCCACTGTCTGCCGTCTTTCATCCCATGGTTTGCCGACTGCGGACTGCACCAGTTCGCTCGAGACGCTCCGTACATCCAGAAATGGTACAACGTTCTCACCTTCACCAACGGAAACTTACAGTAAGTTTCAAACTTCTTTCTTTCCATGTTTTGCTGTGAATCTCTCCCTAAAAATGAGAACTATTTTGCTTTACACCACCGTTTATACACACCGTTTATATCCATTGCAACTCCAACCTAGCCTTGATTTCAAGGCGGTGTTCGGTCCACATCACACTGTCAAGAAAAGGGATTAAGATTAACATTAGCAGATCATTTAAACCGAGGGCCAAAAACAAaagagactagccttcacagttggtgtatctcaacattttatgcataaaataacaaacctgtgaaaatttgagctcgatcggtcatcgaacttgcgagataataatgacagaaaaaaacacccttgtcacacaaagttgtgtgcgtttagatggttgatttcgagacctcaagttctaaatctgaggtctcgaaataaaatccgtggaaaattacttctttctcgaaaactatggcacttcagagggagccgtttcgcacatagttttataccataaacctctccccattactcatcaccgagaaaggttttatgctaataattattttgagtaattaccaatagtgtccactgcctttaaggtcccCGGTTAGAAagtgtatacaaaaataattgggatTGTTGCCAACAAAAAGTAAGTacacaaacaaaagagggacaaaaTGAGGTCCCTGGTTGCTGGTTTATCTTTGAATTCAAGGCTAACTCCTACCAAAAGGCACATGCTTCTCTGCAATGGTGGATGGGGGTCAAATGTCATAATGTCAAGGAATATTATAGGAATCATGGTCAGGGTATGCTGGGGGCAGTGTCATTGTGTCAAACAAAATTGACCTCTGGAAATAGCGGTACCCTCACTCtcccattagcctttttgaggtatggtggacactgtAGGAGtgaactgtttggtttgggtatcTAATTTACCCCAACCAAATAGTGTCATAggattgtgtccaccatatctcaaaatggcttatctATAGGAGTGTTTTGTAAAAACATCTTTTGTGAAAATTATCTTCCTTGCGAGTCGGATACTTTGGTTTTCTTAtaacttgtgtccctgagcaagacacttgcttgcttctctccacccagagatggttcttgtgattgatttagccgattagcgcatattaatgttgcacaggctgcatactcccccactcgagatggtttaaggagtgtaaggcccagtgaccaagggtaataatgtgaagcgctttataaaaacgggttattattatattattattataagggtTTCACCGGATCCTGTCTCAAAAACACCACATGTGTATTTTGAAATAAGACTTTGTACCGTTGTCGTTTCATAGCATCAAGACGGCCGAATACTGCATACCGCTACAAGACCTGGACGCGGCTTTAGCCGACATCGTTAGGGTACTACAGGAGTACGGCAAGTTGTATCAGACGTACACACTGCTTCCCATCTACGTGAGAATGGTCAAAGCCGATGATCTGTACATGAGCCCGGCGAATAGACACACTCCGGACGGTGGGATTTGCGAGAGATATTGTTACATTGAGGTAAGAGTCTTTATAACTTTTTTTGTAAGAGTATAAAAGAGACTTGATAACGGTTTTTTAAGAGTATAAAAGTGACCAGggcaataggagactttgggacgctaggtggcagcagacttaccaggtaaattgtcattgttaacgtagttctgagcgtgcgcacatgaccgagaacaatggattttacccggtaagtctgctgccaccaagcgtcccaaaagtcttcCATTCCCTTCCAGTCTCGCTTTGGTCACATTTAAGGGGCAAGTTCGAGTAGCGACCATTTTGTCAATATTCCATGGTTACCCACGCACGCAATACATCCAGGCAAAATCGCCCAATTATTGTACAGTTGTGTAGCTATTTGTATTTTGGGCTCTGATGTCTGGTGATTTTCTTAAAAGTTTTGCAAACAAACTCGCATAATTTCAAACCTAGCCAGTTTGAAACAATGAACACATTTCTCCCAAAGACTCTTTCTTTAAACTCTAAAGGTCACTCTGCAATTAAATGTGCGTGggctagcaaaaaaaaaaaaaaaaaaaaaatcaaaattgattTAATCAAAAAGTCGTTTCAAGCAGCAACAATTCCACTTTCTATTTTTCTGTTTGGAATTTATTCGTCATAAATTAATACACGATAACAATACAAGCTGCAAAGGAATATGACATTGACTacaaagttttccttttttttttgatcaCGGGTACTTGGCAGATATTATATACATCCCAAGGGAAATTAACTGTAATTTGTTAGGGAAACAAGCAGGGACACTTCTGGACTGGCATGTACCATGGAGACTATAAGAATATGGGGGGAAGGTACTTCCCAGTTTGGGGCTGATCTTTCTATTAAAGTTTCAATTTTATCAGCTGGTGGAAAGATTGAGGTGTTATTGTCACAGTGGACATTATCATTAGAAAGGGAACTatggttgttatttttttattcaatttgtgGCGGGGTCCTGGCGCGGTTCCGTTGATTTAAAGGTATGGTTGGCAGTTAGAGGAAATTGTTCACTCTCTTGTTTTCGATTTAAAAACCTCGTACAAATATTCCGAGACAATTTCAAGAAATTAGAGGGCTTCCCGatcaaaaacataaacaaattgggaaataaacaaataaatagcaaACGTCGAGGTACAGTATTTCTCAAACAAGACTTGCTTCCATCAGACGGAAATATTGCTCAGGACAATTCATGAAAGTTTCACTGTTAGACAAAAATATATCAGACCAAATTATCCCTTATTTGGCACTTCAAGTTGTTTCTTAAACTTGTTTGTGATCGCTGGTTGTACAGCAATAAGATGTTGAATGTCTTGCAGTAAGATGTTGAAtgtcttctgactggcaccccataAAGACATTGACACAACGGGGATACCGCTAACATTTGGGGCTAGCTCATGTTTGTAGAGcgctggttcaagtcccactctagtaaaaaAAAGTCTTTTAGAAACCAAAAGCATTTTATAACTACCCGTTGAGTGAACAAGTTTTTCGATGTAATAACTTCTTTGAACAACatatctttaaacaaaaacattttaaaaactttttgtgtttttttcgaaGAGAATTTTTGAATTTGTGTCTTACCTTTAAATGTCATACGATTCACGTTCCGTGTCGTGCTTTAACGGCCGTAATGCAGTCACTGATGGAATCTGTCGCCAGTAGTTAAGTCTAGAGTTGTCGCCTAATTTGACAATAAAGCACCCGAGAAACCCTCGATAATTGCAACTAAAGTATCGGATTTGGCTTTCCGATTTGtccaggttttttttgtggctggtttttgttttgtcagatAAAACTTTGTCACAGTGTTGATTATATTGTCTTGTCGAGctcctttttttttgtctggtAGAAATTTGTCGGTTATTATAAAGCATTATTGTGTTGGGGTTGTTTTGAGAATGTATAACAAGTTCTCCAGTTGAGTTGTTGTGAAAGTCTATCTGCATACTTGACTGTAAGACATAATACATGAAAAAACGTTATGAATCTCCAAAAAGAAGAAACTGCATTGTTCGCACAAGTTTTAAAAAGCaccaacaaatataaaaaattaacaTGCTGAACATGCAGCAGCATAATTAGAGGCAGAAATTATATCAAAATGATCTATCAGTGCTTACCAAATATTATAGATGGCTTTAGTCTTGCTGCTATCCAACAAGTTTGGAATACGTGATTATCAAAACCTTATGAGTTGGGAACTATCAGACAAAGCACTGAAGTGAAAATATTTGATGGCTGTTTAATGGTTGTTTTGCCTACAAGATTAAACTTGACACTGCTACTGAACAAAAAGTAATTGCATAATTATCGGCCATCTTTGTTTtctgctataaaaaaaaaaaaccaacgtGGGACGAAACTGAGGTGGGGGTTGAAAAATAGACTGGTACCTTTCTATTCTCAGCACCAACAGCCTGTGCAAATTGAGTCCAGGGTACGGCTTCCCACGAGGTAAAAATGGCACGTTGCGTGACAAAGGTTCAGTGGGGTCGAAGTTGGAGCCATTTTGAACACTTGGTGGTCAAGATACCAAAAATAGCCCCCGGGGATGAGACTGATCCAGGTGATCGTTTGACCTATTGGGTTGTAATCTTTCACGGTACTGTTTTTTGCCGAAGAAACGCAGATTCCCATGCCCATTTTGAGTTGGCAATATGTATGGTGTTGTCTCATTCTGGCTTGCTTGACAACTTTTACATGTAGTGATGTGTACAGTTGATTTCGCGAAAcatatttgtttacaaacatttcTGAATGAAAACGTTCAAGTAGGGCcgtaaaaaaaccccaaaataatTGCAAAGATTTTAAACTGCGTTAACGAACCTTACGTTTTCAAACTCGATAAAATACCACTAGTTTGTTGTGGCTTCcagaaattcaaaatggcgacaGAATGTATTAAAATGGCTTACTTAATGTCATGTCACGATAATTAAACTAAAAACTGTACCAAAATGGTTTCTTGCTCTTCTTCCTGACGAATAGGGTCACCAGTTCACCTGGATTTAGTTGTCAGAGGGAGAGGTGCATTGCACTGAGGTAGGGATCTGTTATTCTAATGACACCCGCTTTATGTCAACCAAACAAACACCCGCGTAAACACACACCTCTACCCCCTTAATGACATTCTCACAGCTTTGATTCTCAAATGTTCATTATGACACGGTTTAGTCTCCGTTCTCCCCGCCAGTCCCAGATTGCCGTAAGGGTCTCTGGCACGCAGAGTGCCGCTTCCGTTCTCCAAACCGGCCGGAGTTTTTGTTGCCACAAATTAACGCGGGTTCCGACCAGCCG
This Asterias amurensis chromosome 21, ASM3211899v1 DNA region includes the following protein-coding sequences:
- the LOC139953316 gene encoding L-gulono-1,4-lactone dehydrogenase-like, producing the protein MLKSLYQGLANACSMVDCCFGMRPCHQAVFPCIRSCSYGDRKVFYNYDGTETVEPLVDYFKPTNSLLKRNMIRGMKLDKAELKRGLDAVQQIAAVVHFAHQNDLKVRAVGTGSSWSKLTNVRDILIDMTALNQIIRVDKQDEEGALYHIEVQGGMKLHDFVRIIDEDYGMSLPCMGNYAGQTIAGIISTSTHGTGQDYPTMSNFVAELHMIICGGVQVRVRIPREGETDEDFDTVRQRIESAEYGDPFLDIHSTDVFRAAAVGFGSLGVIYSVTLTCVPVYNIRETRHYIEMDWPESTPCSSRPVTRAPSRNNSNLDISSTNSSLEESTTRLEEESESIKAQQPFTIPETVKNMSAGQGKYFSFFVNPFPRKSHEDPDRTVLKSVYLSGERTEETGSCQCDCCLNFQCCACTGCRGQSACQIVQTDCSASCLQLGAHCLPSFIPWFADCGLHQFARDAPYIQKWYNVLTFTNGNLHIKTAEYCIPLQDLDAALADIVRVLQEYGKLYQTYTLLPIYVRMVKADDLYMSPANRHTPDGGICERYCYIEVPFLPGAYGIDEFHKKLEDFLFGKYRARPHWSKNNFLSYNRVERLYPHLDKWRRVYVLFNRDGTFDNEFTRKCGFDDFHLRDREEEEVEGARGVRSSPTANNEQRREGSPERSPRPGSDDCPHPGTAELGEGCRCSGSVTVSDVIVSQPARSTGVSLVPEHSNITVELTDTVSSHPPSDVTR